In Verrucomicrobiota bacterium, one genomic interval encodes:
- a CDS encoding alpha/beta hydrolase, translated as MSGAIVPLETRTFAREGRPSTQINGYFYGDPKGEPLVYCHGWPGSGKQAALADAAAKKFGYHILSLDRPGIGLSTFEKNRTITDWPPLISDVLDSLGWNEFHLLAVSGGCPYALATAAAHPERIRSVTICCGAALPEFVLDPETAYPIYKGLELIYRKTPWILRFGLHLARFYFAIIPPNFLFLPLYPFIAKSDRHSLKSKSNRIPMAQSVKMAFRQHPRGVLHDATRYVEPWGFSLTSIETKVCFWHGTDDHNIPIRAAQKTASQIPESCFKELSGEGHYSLPLNHLEQIVEGIRESS; from the coding sequence ATGAGTGGCGCCATCGTTCCCTTAGAAACCCGCACTTTCGCTCGAGAAGGACGCCCCTCTACTCAAATCAACGGGTATTTTTACGGAGATCCGAAAGGAGAGCCACTCGTCTACTGCCATGGATGGCCGGGCTCTGGGAAGCAAGCCGCACTCGCAGATGCAGCCGCTAAAAAATTCGGTTATCATATTCTTTCTCTGGATCGGCCGGGAATCGGATTATCTACCTTCGAAAAAAATCGCACCATCACAGACTGGCCTCCGTTGATCAGTGATGTTCTCGATTCTCTTGGTTGGAACGAATTTCACTTGCTCGCTGTTTCCGGTGGATGCCCCTATGCACTGGCGACAGCTGCTGCACATCCAGAGCGGATAAGGAGTGTCACCATCTGCTGTGGTGCTGCCCTACCTGAATTCGTGCTCGATCCAGAGACGGCCTACCCAATCTACAAAGGCCTCGAATTAATTTACCGAAAGACGCCGTGGATTCTTAGGTTTGGTCTTCATCTAGCCAGATTTTATTTTGCAATCATTCCACCGAATTTTCTCTTTCTCCCGCTCTATCCGTTTATCGCGAAGTCAGATCGGCACTCCCTCAAATCAAAGTCGAATCGCATCCCAATGGCGCAAAGCGTAAAAATGGCGTTTCGACAACATCCTCGGGGAGTTCTGCACGATGCTACCCGTTACGTTGAGCCTTGGGGTTTTTCACTGACATCGATCGAGACAAAGGTTTGTTTTTGGCACGGCACCGATGATCACAATATCCCTATCCGTGCAGCCCAAAAAACAGCCTCACAAATTCCAGAATCCTGCTTCAAGGAACTCTCAGGCGAAGGGCATTACAGTCTTCCCCTGAACCATCTGGAGCAGATCGTCGAAGGAATCCGAGAGTCCTCATAG
- a CDS encoding prepilin-type N-terminal cleavage/methylation domain-containing protein, which translates to MNKPKKGFTLVEIMIVVVIIALLATMAIPAFQKIQENSERNTIMNNLEMIASNGQRYLLENGVTSVDYSALVGTYFPEIQPVAGEDYTNLTVSVDGTLTVSTDSGEISYTY; encoded by the coding sequence ATGAATAAGCCCAAGAAAGGTTTCACACTTGTTGAGATCATGATCGTGGTCGTCATCATCGCCCTACTCGCTACAATGGCTATCCCAGCCTTCCAAAAGATTCAGGAAAACTCGGAGCGGAACACCATCATGAACAACTTGGAAATGATTGCCTCCAATGGTCAGCGATACCTGCTTGAGAATGGTGTCACCAGCGTTGATTACTCAGCTCTTGTGGGCACTTACTTCCCGGAGATCCAACCAGTTGCAGGTGAAGACTACACTAATCTCACTGTTTCGGTAGATGGAACCCTTACGGTTTCGACCGACTCTGGAGAGATCTCCTACACCTACTAG
- a CDS encoding formylglycine-generating enzyme family protein gives MTSGKDSSFNQALRTRPVTRAIAEDNEGMIRIKGGSFKMGSEDEDGWPADGEGPIREVTLSPFFVDATTVTNTQFAEFIQATNYQTEAERFGWSYVFLVLLPKSKQRKLRDSQTVQGLKWWYAVEDAYWRKPEGPGSNILKRMDHPVVHVSWHDTQAYCEWANKRLLTEAEWEFAARGGVEQSRYPWGNELTPKGKHHCNIWQGTFPTKNTALDGYVGTAPARSFRPNGFGLYNVCGNVWEWCRDWFSPSWHLQNTRTNPEGPETGDQRSMRGGSFLCHDSYCNRYRLGARTGNTPDSSTSNCGFRCARDVS, from the coding sequence GTGACTTCAGGGAAAGACTCCTCCTTCAATCAAGCCCTCCGCACTCGCCCCGTCACCCGAGCGATCGCCGAGGATAACGAAGGTATGATTCGTATAAAAGGTGGTTCGTTTAAGATGGGAAGTGAAGACGAGGATGGGTGGCCGGCAGATGGGGAAGGCCCCATTCGCGAGGTAACGCTTTCGCCGTTTTTTGTCGACGCAACGACAGTCACCAACACTCAGTTTGCGGAGTTTATTCAGGCAACTAACTACCAAACGGAGGCCGAGAGATTCGGCTGGTCCTACGTGTTTTTGGTTCTCCTGCCGAAGTCCAAACAGCGCAAACTACGGGATTCACAAACTGTTCAAGGACTCAAATGGTGGTACGCTGTTGAAGACGCTTATTGGAGAAAACCCGAAGGGCCCGGATCCAATATTTTGAAGCGAATGGATCATCCCGTCGTCCATGTCTCCTGGCACGATACCCAAGCTTACTGTGAATGGGCTAACAAACGGCTCCTCACCGAGGCGGAGTGGGAATTTGCCGCCCGCGGTGGAGTCGAGCAGTCGAGGTATCCCTGGGGCAATGAGTTGACCCCAAAAGGAAAACACCACTGCAACATTTGGCAGGGCACCTTCCCGACCAAGAATACTGCTTTGGACGGCTACGTCGGGACTGCACCCGCACGCTCCTTCCGACCCAACGGGTTCGGTCTCTATAACGTCTGTGGCAACGTCTGGGAATGGTGCCGCGATTGGTTCAGTCCTTCCTGGCATTTGCAGAACACGCGCACGAATCCCGAAGGTCCTGAAACCGGAGACCAACGTTCAATGCGTGGCGGCTCGTTCCTCTGTCACGACTCCTACTGTAACCGATACCGTCTTGGAGCGAGAACAGGAAACACGCCTGACAGCTCAACCTCAAATTGCGGATTCCGATGCGCCCGAGATGTAAGCTAG
- a CDS encoding Gfo/Idh/MocA family oxidoreductase produces MTKPHPKIRAGLIGCGDIARNAYLPFLKDYRDQVEVTTCTDVRQPFAEDLASGFGISTVAPTIEALLEDQSIDLILNLTHPAAHASINYKALEAGKHAYCEKPFALTREEGKAVLEKAKEKGLKVGCAPDTVLGTGTQSARHLIEQGEIGKALFARCNLLSAGHEHWHSNPDFYYQEGGGPLLDMGPYYLSTLIQCLGPIRSVQGRAMNGFTERTITSEPLNGKTIQVNTPTYYSGSLETVGGVLVDLEFSFDHKFRPGDPSCVEFHGTEGSLISPDPNGFEGEILINREYPPKPYTAAQQSHSYSGGRGLGLLDMVQAITEDRGPRASGAIAYHVLDCILAFHDSEESGTRITIDSSCEQPMPMAVNGL; encoded by the coding sequence ATGACAAAACCCCATCCCAAGATCCGTGCCGGCCTAATCGGTTGTGGTGATATTGCACGTAATGCCTATCTCCCTTTTTTAAAGGACTACCGTGACCAAGTCGAAGTCACGACCTGCACCGATGTACGCCAACCGTTCGCAGAGGATTTAGCATCCGGTTTTGGGATTTCTACTGTCGCTCCAACGATTGAGGCCCTTCTGGAGGATCAGAGTATCGACCTGATCCTGAACCTTACCCATCCCGCAGCCCACGCCTCAATCAATTACAAAGCTCTCGAAGCCGGAAAGCACGCCTACTGTGAAAAACCGTTTGCCCTTACCCGTGAGGAAGGAAAAGCAGTTCTCGAGAAGGCGAAGGAAAAAGGTCTCAAAGTCGGTTGCGCCCCGGATACGGTTCTGGGCACCGGAACCCAATCGGCAAGACACCTAATCGAACAGGGAGAGATCGGAAAGGCATTGTTTGCCCGCTGCAACCTTCTTAGCGCAGGACATGAGCACTGGCACTCCAATCCCGATTTTTACTACCAAGAAGGGGGCGGTCCCCTTCTTGATATGGGTCCCTATTACCTGAGCACTCTCATCCAGTGTCTTGGGCCCATCCGATCCGTTCAAGGCCGTGCCATGAATGGATTCACAGAGCGGACGATCACAAGCGAACCCCTCAACGGTAAGACGATCCAGGTCAACACCCCAACCTACTATTCAGGAAGCCTCGAAACGGTCGGCGGCGTGTTAGTCGATTTGGAGTTTAGCTTTGACCACAAGTTCCGACCGGGTGATCCATCCTGTGTCGAGTTTCACGGGACGGAAGGCTCCCTAATAAGCCCTGATCCCAACGGTTTCGAAGGCGAAATCCTGATCAACCGCGAATATCCTCCAAAACCCTACACTGCTGCCCAGCAAAGCCATTCGTACTCCGGCGGCCGAGGCCTGGGCTTGCTCGATATGGTCCAAGCGATCACCGAGGACCGAGGACCCCGCGCTAGCGGAGCAATCGCCTACCATGTCTTGGACTGTATCCTTGCTTTCCATGATTCGGAAGAGAGCGGGACTCGGATTACCATTGATTCAAGCTGCGAACAGCCGATGCCGATGGCTGTAAATGGTCTCTAA
- a CDS encoding ThuA domain-containing protein, whose amino-acid sequence MAKTALLFYGGWDGHQPKALAQKFREDLSQANVEVTLVDSLDCLDDLDLLQQFDLIIPGWTMGTLSGDREKNLSSAVRAGVGLSGIHGTMGDSFRGAIDYEWMVGGHFVGHPHVGPYTVQIEDPEDPLTQGLPQEFSYDSEQYYLLTDPGIKVLLSTTYKYEGKEIKMPVAWTKNWGEGRVFYSSLGHSVEEFDENPAVWKMVLKGCLWAARK is encoded by the coding sequence ATGGCGAAAACTGCACTACTTTTTTATGGTGGATGGGATGGTCACCAACCAAAAGCACTCGCGCAAAAGTTTAGAGAAGATCTCTCCCAAGCGAACGTTGAAGTGACACTGGTGGACTCGCTGGATTGTCTTGATGATTTGGACTTGCTGCAACAGTTCGACCTCATCATTCCCGGATGGACCATGGGAACACTTTCCGGGGATCGGGAGAAGAACCTATCTTCAGCCGTTCGCGCAGGCGTCGGACTCTCCGGTATCCACGGTACGATGGGAGATTCGTTCCGGGGTGCGATTGACTACGAATGGATGGTGGGTGGGCACTTCGTCGGCCATCCTCACGTGGGTCCCTACACCGTTCAGATCGAAGACCCGGAAGATCCTTTGACTCAGGGACTCCCTCAAGAGTTTTCCTATGATTCGGAACAGTATTACCTTCTGACCGATCCCGGGATTAAGGTCCTCCTCTCAACAACCTACAAATACGAGGGAAAGGAAATCAAGATGCCTGTTGCCTGGACAAAGAACTGGGGAGAAGGGCGCGTTTTCTATTCATCGCTAGGCCATTCAGTAGAGGAATTTGATGAAAACCCGGCCGTCTGGAAGATGGTCCTGAAAGGTTGTCTCTGGGCCGCGAGAAAGTAG